The genome window GCCGCAAGCAGCTTCGCGATGTCGTGGAAGTGAAGTCCGGTGGTCGGCTCGTCGAAGATGAAGAGGGTTGGCCGCTCGTCCTGCCCCTTGGTGAGGAAGCTGGCCAGCTTGATGCGCTGCGCCTCGCCGCCCGATAGCGTGCTGCTGCTCTGGCCGAGTTTCACGTATCCCATGCCGGTCTGCTGGAGCGGAAGGAGCTTCTGCACGATGCGCGCGCACGCGCCTAGGCTCTGGTGCGGGGAGAAGAAGGCGATCGCGTCATCCACCGTCATGGCGAGCAGGTCGGAGACATCGATGCCCTGGAACTTCACGTCGAGCACTTCGTCCCGGAAGCGCCGGCCCTTGCATGCCTCGCAGGTGAGGCTGATATCCGCCATGAACTGCATCTCGATGCGGACCTCGCCTTCACCCTGGCAGACCTCACAGCGCCCGCCATCGACATTGAAGCTGAAATGACTCGGCTTGTAGCCGCGCACCTTGGCCACTTCCTGCTCGCTGAACAATTGCCGCACCTCGTCCCACGCCTTCACGTACGTCACCGGGTTGCTGCGGCTGCTGCGGCCGATGGGATTCTGATCCACCAGCTCAACGGCCTCGATGCGAGCGAGGTCGCCTTCGATCGCGGTGTGCTCGCCAGGCCGCTCGCTGAAGCCTTCGAGGTGGCGCTTGATGGCCGGGTAGAGGATGCGCTTCACGAGCGTGGTCTTGCCGCTTCCGCTCACGCCCGTGACCACGGTGAGCATGTGGAGAGGGAAGGCCACGTCGATGTCCTTGAGATTGTGCTCGCGTGCGCCGCGAAGCAGGAGTCTATCGCGCACAGGACGATGTTTCTCTGGCGGCGATATGCGCTCGCGTCCGGTGAGGTAGCGCGCGGTGAGTCCATCGCTCGACGCCAGCGCCTCGAATGGCCCGCTGAATACCACTTCACCGCCGTGGCTGCCCGCCATGGGGCCCATGTCGATGAGGTGGTCCGCTGCGCGCATCACTTCCTCGTCGTGCTCCACCACGATCACCGTGTTGCCCAGATCGCGCAGTTTCTTCAGCACGCCGATGAGGCGCTCGGTGTCGCGCGGGTGCAGGCCGATGCTGGGCTCGTCGAGGATGTACATGCTCCCGACAAGGCTGCTGCCAAGCGATGTGGCCAGGTCGATGCGCTGGGTCTCGCCGCCGCTGAGGGTGTTGCTTCGCCGATCGAGCGTGAGGTAGCCTACGCCAACATCGGACAGGTAGCGCAGGCGATTGCCGATCTCCTTGAGCAGCCGCGCGGCGATGCGGTGCTGGGCATCGTTCAGCTCCAGCTCCTCGAAGAAGCGCAGGCATTCCGCGATGGGCATGCTCGTGAGCTCGGTGATGTCCTTACCGCCCAACTTCACATAGCGCGCTTCCTTCCGCAGGCGAGTGCCTTCGCATTCAGTGCAAGTGGTCTTGCCGCGGTAGCGGCTGGCCAGCACGCGGTACTGGATCTTGTAGCTCTTCTCCTCCACGTACTTGAAGAAGGCGTCGATGCCATGCAGGCCCTTGGCACCATTCCACAGGAGCTTCCGATGCTCGGCTGAGAGTTCGCGGTAGGGGCGGTGGATGGGGAAGTCGTGCTTCGAGCTATCGCGGATGAAATCGCGCTTCCACTCGCTGAGCACCTCACCGCGCCAGGGAGCCACGCAATCGTCGTAGAGGCTCAGGCGCTTGTCGGGGATCACCAGTTCGGCATCGATGCCGATGATGCTTCCATAGCCTTCGCACTTCGGGCAGGCGCCTACGGGGTCGTTGAAGCTGAAGAGGTTCGGGCTGGGCTCCTCGAAGGTGATGCCGTCGAGCTCGAACTTGTCGCTGAAGCCCATTTGCCTGCCATCCTCTCCCAAGAGGATGAGCTCGCCGTGTCCTTCGAAGAAGGCGGTCTCCGCGCTGTCGGCCGTGCGGCTCTCGTTCTCCTGATCGCCAGGCACGGCGCTGAGGCGATCAACCACGAGGAAGTAGGTGCCCTTCAGCGTTTTCCTGTCCGACAGGAGATCCTCAATGCGGTGCACATCGGATCCGTCGTGCACACGCGCATAGCCTTGTTGCTGCAGGACGTCGAGGTGCTCCTTGATGCTGCGGCCCTTTGGGATGGCCAGCGGTGAAAGCATCAGCACCGTGCTGCCGTATGGGTAGCTGTTCACGCCCGCCACGACATCCTCGATGGTATGCCGCTTCACAAGCTGACCGCTCGTGGGCGAGATGGTCTCGCCGGCGCGCGCGAAGAGCAGCTTGAGGTGGTCGTACACCTCGGTGCTGGTGCCCACGGTGCTGCGCGGGTTGCTGCTCTGCACCTTCTGCTCGATGGCGATGGCGGGACTGATGCCGATGATGCGGTCCACATCGGGCTTCTCCAAGCGGCCCATGAACTGCCGAGCGTAGCTGCTGAGGCTCTCCACATAGCGGCGCTGGCCTTCGGCATAGAGCGTATCGAACGCCAAACTGCTCTTTCCGCTGCCGCTGAGCCCGGTGACCACCACCAGCTTGCCGCGCGGGATCTCTACGCTGATGTTCTTCAGGTTATGGACCCGTGCACCTTCAACACGGATGGAGCCGTGGCGCAGCTTGCGCAGGAGCTCTGGTGCCGGAGCGGCGGACTTTGCAGGCAAGGGGCGGTAGGGCTGGGGAAAGGGGCGACGAAATTAGCCTCCGGTCCAGCGGTGGGCAGGAGTGGGCCTATATTTGGGTCCGCAGGAAGACAATTTTCAGGGTTCGAGCAATAACCACAAGTAGGCAACGTTCCTCCCCCGTTAGGCGTCTATCCCTCGTACATCCGAAGCCCTGTCCGGGCCACATCAACCAAACCGCCACAGCCGATAGCCAGACCTCTACCCTGACGTTCTCGATCCATCACGGACCAAAACGGGTAAGGCCATGCTATCCAAGCGCACGTTCGCCAAGGCGGCGGTTTCCATCGACGACCAAGAGCTCGTCCAGCTATACCTCAACGGCCAGGAATCGGCCTTCGAGACGCTCCTGCACCGCCACAAGCGGAAGGTGTGGTCGCACATCTACCTGCTGGTGCGCGACCGGGAGCTCACCGAGGACCTCTTCCAAGAGACCTTCATCAAGGTGGTGAACACCCTGAAGGGCGGCAAGTACAATGAGGAGGGCAAGTTCCTGCCATGGGTGCTGCGCATCGCCCACAACCTGGTCATCGATCATTTCCGCCGGAACAAGAAGATGCCGCTCGTGCGCAGCAAGGACGACCACGACGTCTTCGCCGCCATGCAGCAGCCGGGCAAGAATGCCGAACAGAGCCTGGTGAACGTGCAGGTCGATGCCGATGTGCGGAAGCTCATCGACCATTTGCCCGATGAGCAGCGTGAGGTGGTGATCATGCGCACCTACTTGAATATGAGCTTCAAGGAGATCGCTGAGCACACGGATGTGAGCATCAATACCGCGCTGGGCCGCATGCGCTATGCCCTGATCAACATGCGCAAGATGATCGACAAGCACGAGATCGCCTTGGAGCGGGCTTAGGATGCCCAGCGGGTCCGGCCAGACCGGATCCCGATTCACCGGCGGACTCCGAAGGGGGCCCGCCGCACTTTTTCCGGGCCGATGCAATACGGCGGGCGATCCTCCGTTCAGACAGCATCGAAACCACCTACACCGAGCCGATGGCCAACACTACTCTACGCCGCAAGTACGCCCGACACCGACCGATGCCCCCCGCAACCCTAGGCCCCAAGGAATCCACGATCCAGTTGATCCTGAGCTATTCCAAGGCTGTTCAGGCGGTGGAGGCGCCGCCGCTGGGCACCGTTCAGCTGGTTCTGAACTGAGCCGCCACGCAAGAATCGGAGAGGCCCCGTGAAGGGGCCTCTTCCATTTCAGCGGCTGAGCTGGTGCCTCAGCTCCTGGCGGGACACCATGCGCTGCAAGGCCGGGTCCCAAGCCTTCAGTCGGAAGCACGCAACGATATCCCAAGGCCAAAGGCTCGTGCGCTTGGCCTTTTCGCGCAGTTCTGGGATGGCCCGGTGGGCCTCCGGCAGCCGATAGAAGGGGATGTGGGCGTTGAGGTGATGAACGTGGTGGAAGCCGATGTTGCCCGTGAACCACTGCAGCACCGGGTTCATCTTCATATAGCTGCTGCTATCGAGCGCGGCCTTCACATAGCTCCACCCATCCTTGTCAGCGAAAACGGTCCCGGGGAAATTGTGCTGCGCGTAAAAGAGGTAGCTCCCGAGCGCGAAGGTGACCAGGTAGGGGAGGAAGAAGGCGAAGACCAGGTTCTCCCAGCCCAGGAACCACCAGGTGGTGAAGCCGAGCGCACTGTGGAAGACCAAGGTGATGAGGCTGTCCCAATGCCTTCCGCGATTGCTGATGAAGCTGTTGAGGCACATGCCGATGATGAAGACGAACACGTAACCGAGCCCGATGGCGAAGGGGCTCCGGATGAAGTTGTAGGCGAAGCGCTCGCTGCGCGTCAGGCTCTTGTACTTCTCCACGGTCACCACGGGGAAGGAGCCGATGCTGCTCGTGTAAAGCTTGCAGTTGTGCTTGTGATGGTGATCGTGGCTGCGCTTCCAGATGCTGGGCGGACTGAGCATCCACATGCCGAAGAACCAGAAGAAGGCATCGGCCGGCTTGCTGCGGTTGAGGATGCTCTTGTGCTGGTGGTCGTGGTACAGGATGAAGAGGCGCACCAGCGCTAGACCCGTGAGCACACCGAATGCGGCCTTGCTCCAGAGCGGGTCGAAATAGACGGTGCCGAAGTAGCAGCCCGCAGTGACGACCACTGAGACGAAGAGGTGCATCCAACTCCTGGCGCGTTGCTCCAGCGCAAAGGGCCGTGTGGCAAGGATCAGATCCTTGCGCTCGCCGGTGTGCTTCACGGTTACGCGTGGGGGCGCTGGTGCTTCCATCTGCGGTGTGTCCAGAGCCAAAGGTCGGGCTTCTGGCGGATGTCCCGTTGCAAACGATCGGTATGGAGCTGATTGATGTCATTCCCCGACATCGATTTCGGATCAGGAACCAGCACTTCGGCGTGCATATCGTAATGCCCGCGCCTGGCTTGCTGGATGCTGAGGTAGATGACAGGATACCCCAACTTCTTGGCAATCACGCCAGTTCCGGTGAATACGGGGGTGTCCTGGTTGAGGAAGGTTGTCCAATAGGCCCGCTCCGGTGACGGCGTCTGGTCGGCGATGAAGGCCGTGGCTGTGAGCAGCTGCCGGTCTCGCACCATGCCTTTGAAGGTCTCTTGCATGGCATAGAGCCGGTTGCCCAGCCGGGTGCGCATGCGCACGATGAGCTGCTCGAAGTGCGGGTTCTGCAGCGGATGGTAGATGACGTACAGCTGGTGAAGCCCGGGCTCTGCGGCGAAGCGCGCGCCGGCCAGCTCCCAATTGCCGTAATGGCCCATAACGATGATCACGCTCTGATTCCGCTCAACGAATGGCCTGAACACATCGGCGCCAGGGAAACTCACGCGCCGCCGCACCTCTTCGGGCGAGATGGTGAGCGTCTTCAGCGTCTCCAGCGTGAGGTCGCAGAACCAGCGGTAGAAGCGCTTCGCGATGGCCCTGATCTCTGCTTCGTTCTTTTCCGGGAAGCTCTTGCGAAGGTTCGTGAGCACCACGCCCTTGCGGTAACCGATCACGCCGAAGAGGAGGAATCGGGTGCAGTCGCTCAGGAAATAGAGCAACGGGAACGGGAGGAGCGCGATGCCGTAGAGGAAGGGCAGGGCCAGATAGTAGCCGATCGCGCTCATCGGCCGCGAAGATCAGTCGAAGAGCTCCTTCCGCCCCACCACGGAGCAGATCGGGCACGTTCGCGGATCGTGCCCCTTGGCCGGGCAGTGCTCCCGGCCGAAGTAGATGATGCGGAGATGGAGGTCGGCCCATTCCTCCTTGGGGAAGAGCTTCTTCAGGTCGGCTTCGGTGTGCTCCACGCTCTTGCCCGTGCTCAGGGTCCAGCGCCAAGCGAGGCGATGGATGTGGGTGTCCACCGGGAAGGCCGGCACGCCGAAGGCTTGCACCATCACTACGCTGGCGGTCTTGTGACCCACGGATGGAAGCGCTTCCAGTTCTTCCAAGGTGCTTGGCACTTGGCCGCCGTGCTTCTCAAGAACGATCTTTGAAAGGCCGTGTATGCCTTTCGCTTTCGCCGGCGCCAGGCCGCAAGGCCGGATGATGTCCTCGATCTGCTGCACGCTCAGCTTCACCATCTGCTGCGGCGTGCGCGCCTTGGCGAAGAGCAAGGGCGTGATCTCGTTCACCTTCTTGTCTGTGCATTGCGCGCTGAGCACCACCGCTACCAGTAGGGTGTAGGGATCCTCGTGGTCGAGCGGAATGCGCGTGCGCGGGTAGAGTTCGGCAAGCTTGCGGGAGACGAAGGCGGCCTTCTCGGAGCGGGTCATGGATAGCAGCGAGGGCTATAGAATGCCGTGCTTCTCAATGTGTTTGACCATCGCCTCAGGTGAAAGTACCTGATCGTATGTGCTCAGAATCTTGCGCGTCTTGCTATCGTTGGTGATGTTCTGCAAGAATGCCTCGAATTCAGGGTTATCGCGCGCAAGCTTGTCCATTGCATCGAGATCCAGTTGCGCTTTCTGTTTCGCTGGGATCAATATCTCCGATTGTTCGACCTGTTCAGGTTGAAGTTGGATGAGCCCAATGCCGAACGTATCTGCCAAGCTGCGCACTTCCTCAACCACTGAGTCTCCAATCTTGACAGCCACCAAGTATCCTTCGTGTGCCCAGCTTGAATTTGACACCGCTTGGAAGTAGTGCCTTCGCAAGTTGCCCATGTCAAGATCCTTCTTCAACTCGAAGGAGTACAACTTGATCGCTGAAACCGAGATCGAAGCAATGAGGTCCAATAGTTCGTTCTTGTACTCCTTGAAAGGCAGATACACACCAACGATGTCGGGATGGATCCATTCGTTAACCCCTTTCTTTCGCTTTATTGAGTGCTGATCATAAATGGTCTTCAGCTTCGCACCGCGGAAATGTGGCGACGAGTCGGCGTAGTACACCAGCATTGGGTGCAAATCGCGCTCGGAGTAGTTGTTCTTGTCATCGATAGTCGTCGCCTCAACTGTTGGAGAGATGAGCTCCAGGGATGAGCCCTTCAGTCCGAAACGGGTCGGTCGCTTTCCCACCGCGACGAACCTGCTCGCTGTATTGTCGCGTACTTCTACATACAGCCTTGCGCCTAACGTCGCCCACGGTGTCTTGCCCCTCGTCTTGAGCTTCTTGTCCAATCCTCTCTGGACGGCGAGTTCCCAGATCTCGTTTCCAGTCAGTGGTCGATCAACGGCTTTTATAGTTGCTTCAGCAAGTTCTAAGAATGTCATTCTCGTTCTCTTGTATACGTCGCTCTGTTACCATGTGAAGGTATGGGGCGAACTCCCTTTGATGAACGTATGCGACCGCGTCGGCCGAAGTTGTTTGTTCCCAAGGCCTAGTTCACACCATACAGGCGTCATCCATGAACTCCTGATCCACTGCGCGTTCTACTCTTTCCCGAAGCCAGCGGCTTTCACCGCATCAATCACGCCCTGATTGTTCGAGTTGCGCGCGAAGCCCATGGTGAACATGACCGAGAACATCGGGCAGAACTTGTCGGCTTTGAATTGCTTGATCTTCACAGCATCACCTCTGCCAGCTCCTTTGGAGATCAGGTAGTTCACGATATCGAGATTGCCTTTGTCCGCAGCCACCATGAGCAGGTTGATCCCCTCGGCATTGTAATTCGTTCCGCCGGGGAGGCCGGAGCAATTCTGCTTGCCGCTCCCTTCGTAGATCTTCGACACGTACTTGGGGTACTTCTCGACCATCAGTTTCACGAATTCGAGATTGTTGGTGAGGACGGCCGCGAGAACGAAGTCGCCGTTCGTGTAAGTGAAGTTCGGCAGCTTGGCTGCATCACCTGTGCGATCCTTTACGTTGAATCCTTTCTTCTCGTCGAAGTCAGCGTTCGCCCCGTGCTCGATCAGCGCTCTGGCGACCCCGGTCTTGCCGAAGTCGAGCGATTGCATCAAGATGTTCCCCCAAGTGCCGGCAACAACCTGGTTGGGGTCGGCTCCTTTCTCAAGAGGTAAACGGCCATCTGTTCCAAGGTGCTGAACTGGCTCGCTTGCGCATTCGTAATGCGTGTGGGTAGTGTGACGCCCATCTTGGACATGGGTTCCACCAGTCCGGCCAGGTAAGCCACGCGCTCCTCACCTTCCTTGACGCTGATCAGTGCGTTCATCACGGTCTGACCGGTCAAAGGGCCAATGGAGTATTTCTCCAGCGGGTCAGCGCCTGCATCCACCAGCATCTTGATGATCTCCAGATCGCATCCGGTGATGGCCTGGGAAAGCAGGGTTTGCCCGATCTTGGTTTTGACCTTGATGTCAGCACCTGCTGCCAGCAACAATTTCACCGCATCTTCATTGCCCCAGTAGGCCGCGTTGATCAGCGGGGTGAATCCGTTCGCTGGATGAACGAAGTTCAACTCGGACTTGCTATCGATCAGGACTTTCACCACTTCAGCATCTGCCCAGCAAGCAGCCAGGTTCAGTGGCGTGCCGAACGCAGGGTCCAAGCTGTTCACATCTGCACCTGCGGCAATGGCCGTGAGGGCATTCGGATAGTTCGCTCCTTTCAGGGCAGTCCAAAGGTCTTCCGTGGCGCCTGCGAATGAGTGAGGGATGACAATAAGAAACGCAGCGGACGTCATCAGGGTTTTGAGTCGTTGTGACATGGTTCGAGAGTTTGTTGTACTTACGCTGTGGGCTGCGCCGAAAGTAGCTCGGCACACACAACAGTAGACAATAATCGCATGCCGCACGTCTGCGCCGCGCAAGAGTGAAAGAGCTTACCAGGCAGCGCCTCTATCGATCAAGGATCGCTTCGTCAGAAAAGCCTTCAAACTGGAACTACCGCGTTACCAGGTGAATGTATGCGGCGAGGCTTCCCGAACGAAGGTGTGCGACCGCGTCGGCATCTTCTCCCCCTCCACATGCACCAGGTTCTGCTGCTCCGCGAAGACATCCTGTAAGAGCGTATTGGAGACCATCAGTCCGTTCGGTGAGGCGATACCCTCTACCTGCAAGTAGCAGTACAGCGTTTCGCCATCGAGCTCTTTGCCAATCCAGTTCCAAGCGAGCTGTTTCTCCTGGAAGAGCGTTAAGTGCTCCATGAAGTATCGGTTCAGCAAGCTGTCGGCCTTAGGGTGCTCCTTGTCCGAGCCGAGCTTCAACTCGCCTCGTGCGCTCAGCGCGTGTTCGATGTCGTGCGCGGTCATCCGCCAGGTGAGGTCAAGGGTCTTCGTCTCCGGCTTGTGACGGATCGTGAGGATTGACACGAAGAAGTCGTGGGCGGTGAGTGCCACGCTGAATGTGAGTGCAAGTAGAGAGAGCTTCATACCGCGCAAAGATGGGATGGCTTCGGGCCGCGGGCTTCGGGCTGGGCAGTGCTTCGGTTCAACGCCTTGCCCAGCCCGAAGCGCGTGGCCCGCAGCCACTACTTTCGCCAACATGTCCTCGAAGCTCTACCTCACCATTTGCACATCGATCCTTACGAGCACTGCCCTCGCCCAGGATTCCCCGCGTTACGGCCGCGACAAGTTCCGCCAGCTCGATCAGGAACTGCCCACGCCCAACGAGCAGCGGACGGCCAGCGGCGCGCCCGGCCACGCCTACTGGCAGATGAAGGCGGATTACGACATCCATGTGGAGATCACGGAGCCGAAGGCGAGTGAAGGCGTGCTGCCGAAGCTCACCGGCTACGAGACCATCACCTATCACAACCAGAGCCCCGACAAGCTCGAGTACCTCTGGCTGCAGTTGGATCAGAACATCTTCGAGCCGAACAGCGATGCGAACACCACGCGCACCGGCACCCTTGGCGATAGCGTGAGCCTCTCGCAGATCGACAAGTGGGTGAATCCCTTCGAGGGTGGATACAAGATCACCTCGGTGACCGATGCCAATGGGGGCAAGCTGAAGCACACGATCAACAAGACCATGATGCGCGTCGACCTCCCGAAGCCGCTCGCGCCGGGCGCGACGTTCGTCTTCAAGGTGCAGTGGTGGAACTGGATCAACGACCGCTTCAAGTGGGGCGGACGCGCTGGCTACGAGTACTTCCCCGAAGAGGACAACTACCTCTTCACCATCGCGCACTTCTACCCGCGCATGGCCGCGTACATGGATTACAGCGGCTGGATGCATAAGCAGTTCCTGGGCCAGGGCGAGTTCACCCTCGACTTCGGCGACTACACCCTCAGCATCACGGCGCCCAGCGACCACGTCGTTGCGGCCACGGGCGAATGGGCGAATGCATCAGCGGTGCTCACGTCCGCGCAGCAGAAGCGCCTCGCGCAGGCGCGCACGAGCGACAAGCCCGTTATGATCGTCACGCCGCAGGAGGCGCTCGAGAACGAGAAGGAGCGCAGCAGCGGCACCAAGACCTGGGTGTACAAGAGCAAGAACGTGCGCGACGTCGCCTTCGCCAGCAGCCGCAAGTTCATCTGGGATGCGATGAACCAGCCGGTGAAGACCAACAACGTGCTCTGCATGAGTTACTATCCCAAGGAGGGCAACCCGCTGTGGGAACAGTACAGCACCAAGGTGGTGGCGCACACCATCAAGACCTACAGCAAGTTCACGGCCGACTACATCTACCCCGTGGCCATCAGCGTGCACACCGACCGCATCGGCATGGAGTACCCGATGATCTGCTTCAACGGCGGGCGGCCGGAGAAGGACGGAACTTACAGCGAGCGCACGAAGTATGGCATGATCGGCGTGATCACGCACGAGGTGGGGCACAATTTCTTCCCCATGATCATCAACTCCGATGAGCGGCAGTGGACCTGGATGGACGAGGGCCTCAACACCTTCGTGCAATACCTCACCGAGCAGGAGTGGGACAAGGATTACCCCAGCTGGCGCGGCAAGCCCCGCAACATCGTGGACTACATGAAGGGCGACCCCAACGCCGCGCCTGACAAAATGAAGGCGCGCATCGAGCCGATCATGACCAACAGCGAGAGCATCACGCAGTTCGGCAACAACGCCTACGGCAAGCCCTGCACGGCCCTCAACATCCTGCGCGAGACGGTGATGGGCCGCGAGCTCTTCGACCACGCTTTCAAGACCTATTGCGAGCGCTGGAAGTTCAAGCACCCCACGCCGGCCGACTTCTTCCGCTCCATGGAGGACGCGAGCGGGGTGGACCTCGACTGGTTCTGGCGCGGCTGGTTCTACACCACCGACCACGTGGACATCAGTCTGGAGAACATGCGCTACAAGCGCCTATCACCGCGCGATCCATTACTGGCCGAGAAGACGAAGCGCGAGGAGAGGGCGCGCGAAGTGCCCGACCTCAGCCGCCAGCGCAACATTGATGCGAAGCTCGACTTCGTGGTGGATCGCGACCCTGCCACGCGCGACTTCTACAACAGCTACGACCCGCTCACCGCCACGGAGCGCGACATCGCGGCCTATGAGAAGTGGAAGAAGGGCCTGAAGCCCGAGGAGCTCACGCTGCTCAACGAGGAGATTCACCTCTATGAGCTCTCCTTCAAGAACATCGGCGGGCTCGTGATGCCCGTCATCCTGGAGTGGGAGTACACCGATGGCACCAAGGAAGTGGAGCGTATCCCCGCTGAGATCTGGAAGACCAGCGACGAGGTGAGCAAGGTCTTCGTGAAGCGCAAGGAGGTGACACGCGTCACCCTCGATCCCTTCTTGGAGACGGCGGATTGCGACCTCAACAACAACAGCTGGCCGCCGCGCATGGTGCCCACGCGCTTCGATGTGTTCAAGGAGCAGCAGTGGCGCCAGCCGAACCCCATGCAGCTGGAGCGGAACCGGATGACGGGCGGGGAGATGAAGGGGCAGTGATTGCAGGAGCTGGAACCGAGCCCTAGGCTCAATTGCCCGGACCGAATGCCTTCCGCGGATCTGCGCGGTTTCGCCTATTGCTTCACGAAGCGCGCTGATCGCACGCCATCCGTTCCCAGCACCTGCAGCACATACGCCCCGGGGCTGAGTGACTGCACCCCCACCTTTCCATTCACCGCGCGTCCCGCGAGCACCGTCCGTCCGCTCGCATCGGTCACGGCGTAGTTGCAGTTCGGCTCGGTTCCGGCAATCGTGAGCGCCTCGGCAGCGGGATTAGGCGAGATGGAGAAGTTCCCTCCAGCAGGCTCCATGATCGTGGTCACGGTGCTCTGCACGATCACGTGCGTGGTGTTGATCGCCGGGTTCTCGAAGGACTCCACCGTGCCATCGGGCCACTGGATGCTCACTTCCTCCACTTCGGTGTCGGGACCCAGGCCGAAGTGCGCCCCGATGAAGCTCATGTGCGAGAAGCCGTCTCCGCTCCGGATGTCGCGGATCTGCGTGCCCAGCGCGCTGGTGACGGTCACGCGCGCTCCGATGGCGTCGCGGTTGCTGATAGTGCCCTGCGGGTTGATCCGGATCCAATTGTTGCTGTTGCCGTTGTTGCGCTGATAGCCGCCTCCATTGCAGATGTCCAGGAAGCCATCGTTATTCAGGTCGCCGATGGGCCCGTTCCCGGGTGCGTTGGGATCATGGCTGAAAGTGCCGTCGCCGTTGTTGTAGTGCAGCGCACCACCGCCCAGGATGTCGATCCAGCCATCGTTGTTGAAGTCGTGCGCGGTCCACTCGATGCTCAGGCCGGTCCAGAGATCCATGCCGTTCCCTGGAGGCGCATCCGTGAAGGTGCCATCGCCGTTGTTGAATAGCAGCTTGTGCACCGCGCCGCTGCTGGCACCGATCAACGCGTCCATGTCGCCATCGTTGTCGAAGTCGCCCCAGGCGCTGCTCCAGCTCTGGTGGCCATCGGCAAGGCCCAATGAGGGCGCCACATTGGTGAACGCCCCGTTGCCGTTGTTCAGCATGAGCAGGTCCGTGGGATCGCAGCCGCACTTGGCCACGAAGAGGTCCACAACGCCGTCGTTGTCTATATCCGTGAAGATGCTGCCGTAGTTGCCGCAGGTGGTGCCGTAGCCGCCCTGGGTATGCACCAGCTGCCCTGCGCCGTCATTGATGAAAGCCACGTTGGCATCCACATCATGGCAGGAGAAGGCATCGAGGTGCCCATCATTGTTGAGGTCGACGAAGTTGGTGCGCTGGCAGAAGATGTACTGGGGCGGGCTCCATTGGGTGTAGGCCGTGCCATCGCCGTTGGCGGACATGAAGGTGGCGCCGCTGCCCCCGCCGTACAGCAGGTCGCGATGGCCGTTGCTGTCCCAATCGCCCACGGCGAAGCTCCAGGATGCCGTATTCACCGCGTTGGTGGTAGGGAAGTTGGTGACGCTGTACGCGCCGGCATCGCCCTGATAGGCCACGTTGAAGCTGGAATATCCGGGGGACACCATGTCGTCCTTGCCGTCATCGTTCATATCCACAGCGCCTTGAGCGCCACTGACTCCTGGCACGACTGTGTTGGAGAAGAGAACAGCATTATCGGGCACCCACGATTCAAGCACAGAGAAGGTGAATGCGTTGCTCGACCAGTAGCTGTCCCAGGCGATGATGTACGTGGTGCCCGCTGTGGCGCTGAAGGTGGCGATGGAGGTGTAGCCGGGTCCTTCGTCGTCGCCGCCGGAATAGCACGCCAAGGAAGCGCACGTGCC of Flavobacteriales bacterium contains these proteins:
- a CDS encoding VCBS repeat-containing protein, producing MMALRTPAMLLVLATFGAHAQNTCETAVPIGLGTHTAPQVTGTAPTQLCAGPAAPGAAGLWYAFTPANDMLVTVSSYVTGFPYVDTRMHVYTGTCASLACYSGGDDEGPGYTSIATFSATAGTTYIIAWDSYWSSNAFTFSVLESWVPDNAVLFSNTVVPGVSGAQGAVDMNDDGKDDMVSPGYSSFNVAYQGDAGAYSVTNFPTTNAVNTASWSFAVGDWDSNGHRDLLYGGGSGATFMSANGDGTAYTQWSPPQYIFCQRTNFVDLNNDGHLDAFSCHDVDANVAFINDGAGQLVHTQGGYGTTCGNYGSIFTDIDNDGVVDLFVAKCGCDPTDLLMLNNGNGAFTNVAPSLGLADGHQSWSSAWGDFDNDGDMDALIGASSGAVHKLLFNNGDGTFTDAPPGNGMDLWTGLSIEWTAHDFNNDGWIDILGGGALHYNNGDGTFSHDPNAPGNGPIGDLNNDGFLDICNGGGYQRNNGNSNNWIRINPQGTISNRDAIGARVTVTSALGTQIRDIRSGDGFSHMSFIGAHFGLGPDTEVEEVSIQWPDGTVESFENPAINTTHVIVQSTVTTIMEPAGGNFSISPNPAAEALTIAGTEPNCNYAVTDASGRTVLAGRAVNGKVGVQSLSPGAYVLQVLGTDGVRSARFVKQ
- a CDS encoding M1 family metallopeptidase, producing the protein MSSKLYLTICTSILTSTALAQDSPRYGRDKFRQLDQELPTPNEQRTASGAPGHAYWQMKADYDIHVEITEPKASEGVLPKLTGYETITYHNQSPDKLEYLWLQLDQNIFEPNSDANTTRTGTLGDSVSLSQIDKWVNPFEGGYKITSVTDANGGKLKHTINKTMMRVDLPKPLAPGATFVFKVQWWNWINDRFKWGGRAGYEYFPEEDNYLFTIAHFYPRMAAYMDYSGWMHKQFLGQGEFTLDFGDYTLSITAPSDHVVAATGEWANASAVLTSAQQKRLAQARTSDKPVMIVTPQEALENEKERSSGTKTWVYKSKNVRDVAFASSRKFIWDAMNQPVKTNNVLCMSYYPKEGNPLWEQYSTKVVAHTIKTYSKFTADYIYPVAISVHTDRIGMEYPMICFNGGRPEKDGTYSERTKYGMIGVITHEVGHNFFPMIINSDERQWTWMDEGLNTFVQYLTEQEWDKDYPSWRGKPRNIVDYMKGDPNAAPDKMKARIEPIMTNSESITQFGNNAYGKPCTALNILRETVMGRELFDHAFKTYCERWKFKHPTPADFFRSMEDASGVDLDWFWRGWFYTTDHVDISLENMRYKRLSPRDPLLAEKTKREERAREVPDLSRQRNIDAKLDFVVDRDPATRDFYNSYDPLTATERDIAAYEKWKKGLKPEELTLLNEEIHLYELSFKNIGGLVMPVILEWEYTDGTKEVERIPAEIWKTSDEVSKVFVKRKEVTRVTLDPFLETADCDLNNNSWPPRMVPTRFDVFKEQQWRQPNPMQLERNRMTGGEMKGQ
- a CDS encoding ankyrin repeat domain-containing protein, coding for MSQRLKTLMTSAAFLIVIPHSFAGATEDLWTALKGANYPNALTAIAAGADVNSLDPAFGTPLNLAACWADAEVVKVLIDSKSELNFVHPANGFTPLINAAYWGNEDAVKLLLAAGADIKVKTKIGQTLLSQAITGCDLEIIKMLVDAGADPLEKYSIGPLTGQTVMNALISVKEGEERVAYLAGLVEPMSKMGVTLPTRITNAQASQFSTLEQMAVYLLRKEPTPTRLLPALGGTS
- a CDS encoding HrgA protein, with amino-acid sequence MTFLELAEATIKAVDRPLTGNEIWELAVQRGLDKKLKTRGKTPWATLGARLYVEVRDNTASRFVAVGKRPTRFGLKGSSLELISPTVEATTIDDKNNYSERDLHPMLVYYADSSPHFRGAKLKTIYDQHSIKRKKGVNEWIHPDIVGVYLPFKEYKNELLDLIASISVSAIKLYSFELKKDLDMGNLRRHYFQAVSNSSWAHEGYLVAVKIGDSVVEEVRSLADTFGIGLIQLQPEQVEQSEILIPAKQKAQLDLDAMDKLARDNPEFEAFLQNITNDSKTRKILSTYDQVLSPEAMVKHIEKHGIL